One part of the Phacochoerus africanus isolate WHEZ1 chromosome 7, ROS_Pafr_v1, whole genome shotgun sequence genome encodes these proteins:
- the UPK3A gene encoding uroplakin-3a — protein MPLLWALLALGCLQLGSGVNLQPQLASVTFATNNPTLTTVALEKPLCMFDSSAALHGTYEVYLYVLVDSASSRNASVQDSTKTPLSSTPQETEGGRTGPYKAAAFDLSPCSDLPSLDAVRDVSQASEILNAYLVRVGINGTCLTDPNFRGLCNPPLSAATEYRFKYVLVNISTGLVQDQTLWSDPICTNRLTPYSAIDTWPGRRSGGMIVITSILGSLPFFLLVGFAGAIVLSLMDMGGADTEMTHDSQITQEAVPKGTSEPSYTSVNRGPPLDRAEVYASKLQD, from the exons ATGCCTCTGCTCTGGGCCCTGCTGGCCCTTGGCTGCCTGCAACTTGGCTCGG GTGTCAACCTCCAGCCCCAACTGGCTAGCGTGACGTTTGCCACCAACAACCCCACACTCACCACGGTGGCCTTGGAAAAGCCTCTCTGCATGTTTGACAGCTCAGCCGCCCTCCATGGCACCTACGAGGTCTATCTCTATGTCCTGGTCGACTCGG CCAGCTCCAGGAACGCCTCTGTGCAGGACAGCACCAAGACCCCGCTCAGCTCGACGCCCCAGGAAACAGAAGGAGGCAGGACTGGTCCCTACAAAGCTGCGGCCtttgacctgagcccctgcagcgACCTGCCCAGCCTGGATGCCGTCAGGGACGTGTCCCAGGCCTCGGAGATCCTGAATGCATACCTGGTCAGGGTGGGCATCAATGGGACCTGCCTGACTGACCCCAACTTCCGGGGCCTCTGCAACCCGCCCCTCTCAGCAGCTACGGAGTACAG GTTCAAGTACGTCCTGGTCAATATATCCACGGGCTTGGTACAGGACCAGACCCTGTGGTCGGACCCCATCTGCACCAACCGGC TCACCCCGTACTCGGCGATCGACACGTGGCCCGGCCGGCGGAGCGGGGGCATGATCGTTATCACGTCCATCCTGGGCTCCCTGCCCTTCTTCTTGCTCGTCGGCTTTGCGGGCGCCATCGTCCTCAGCCTCAT GGACATGGGCGGTGCGGACACGGAAATGACCCACGACTCCCAGATCACACAGGAGGCCGTCCCCAAGGGGACCTCGGAGCCTTCATACACGTCTGTGAACCGGGGGCCGCCCCTGGACAGGGCTGAGGTGTACGCCAGCAAGCTCCAGGACTGA